From a region of the Panicum virgatum strain AP13 chromosome 2K, P.virgatum_v5, whole genome shotgun sequence genome:
- the LOC120666149 gene encoding uncharacterized protein LOC120666149 — protein MQFDKDASFFIIKFIFERVMRTVNGRVPTVQTHQIGQTTFQSILRLSYSGVTILGEPAETQYAARVNVMVKTLTHIEAAANLTIRDLTYDMLAHMENKIASVEQEVEVVKATGMKIMDATNVSFSGLGSLMQSLGITEAVLSSAEGPGPLIGDLVRTLDGDKVNVDSAYADLLAFQIKAYQEN, from the exons ATGCAGTTTGACAAGGATGCCTCATTTTTCATAATAAAGTTCATATTTGAACGGGTCATGCGGACTGTGAATGGCAGAGTTCCAACCGTCCAGACCCACCAAATTGGGCAAACAACTTTCCAATCAATCCTTAGACTCAGTTATTCTGGGGTGACAATTCTTGGTGAACCTGCAGAAACACAATATGCCGCCAGGGTCAATGTGATGGTGAAAACACTCACACATATTGAAGCAGCTGCGAACTTAACTATACGAGATTTGACATATGACATGCTTGCACACATGGAGAACAAGATAGCGAGTGTAGAGCAAGAGGTTGAAGTAGTAAAAGCAACTGGGATGAAGATAATGGATGCAACCAATGTTTCATTTTCTGGATTGGGCTCACTCATGCAATCTTTGGGTATCACCGAAGCAGTTCTCAGTTCAGCAGAGGGTCCAGGGCCATTAATTGGAGATCTAGTCAGGACACTTGATGGTGACAAGGTGAACGTTGACAGTGCATATGCCGACCTTCTGGCTTTCCAG ATCAAAGCTTACCAGGAAAACTGA
- the LOC120695076 gene encoding AAA-ATPase ASD, mitochondrial-like, whose translation MASTELWAGLGSALVFLLGLVAAAMNRKRIKLWLKKIAAYFSSYIQITIPEYGADPSQSRDRDFFVAVEAYLSEYCIHGARKLKAELGRDSKKPQAAIDDDQEIVDTFHDVGTKLWWYAYTEYPKSQIIIHNPADEKRRFYRLGRAVIAKNRKHRLFTNIPKRGGTFWSPVAFQLPATFATLAMDPAEKEAIVDDLDASTRIWCPMA comes from the exons ATGGCGTCCACGGAGTTGTGGGCTGGCCTTGGATCAGCTCTGGTGTTCTTGCTCGGCCTTGTTGCTGCGGCAATGAACCGCAAGAGGATCAAATTGTGGCTGAAGAAGATTGCCGCCTACTTCAGCTCATACATCCAAATCACCATCCCAGAGTACGGCGCCGATCCTTCCCAAAGCAGAGACCGAGACTTCTTCGTCGCTGTTGAGGCCTACCTCTCTGAGTACTGCATCCACGGGGCGCGCAAGCTCAAGGCCGAGCTTGGCAGGGACAGCAAGAAACCCCAGGCCGCCATTGACGACGACCAGGAGATCGTCGACACCTTCCACGACGTCGGCACCAAGCTCTGGTGGTATGCCTATACAGAGTACCCAAAGTCCCAGATCATCATCCACAACCCGGCCGATGAAAAGCGCCGCTTCTACCGACTT GGCCGCGCCGTCATCGCCAAGAACCGCAAGCATCGCCTCTTCACCAACATCCCAAAGAGAGGGGGGACTTTCTGGAGCCCCGTAGCGTTCCAGCTCCCGGCCACGTTTGCGACGCTCGCCATGGACCCCGCCGAGAAGGAGGCCATCGTCGATGACCTCGACGCCTCAACGAGGATTTGGTGTCCTATGGCGTAG
- the LOC120666122 gene encoding uncharacterized protein LOC120666122 isoform X1, with amino-acid sequence MRRGKAITTGSTARSSVPDAAREVLEVLYLDSIDVGVMNMEHSTFPRISSFSAETIKSMVLADSLCRSGGSSDFEFGKSQLRNASGICYSWAYESFSACCGGIGSSLPGLWEISVSFSRALGVHMKAAGALFFAVAEFEMMSSRHEANHAGSIASVLTKIIEPFTNGYCYDAGRDINMAWLGTTIGADVSRMLDEASLFVCCNWQRRGFAFEDGSSEHNDATGSASIQDCNCRKRPRGPNSLTISGQTSEERFTHTSATNGYICIELYGPTDECDRVTSYETFKKALAIRALARYYISLCCMNRRNCLHKTCITCQQCNHHHLNNSGFREESAASTRNASTQSNYTPQCPVILHYTPKHIEVPYNSFQTQLTGRSEIVMDMFDAIIRRFTEVTKSGGECVEGYIQRHIFESIFIGTLLAGTFNATSQVIKDQISALHIEYELPSCRILFFPGIVGHRWVTYAWCLDRNIISVFDPFFNENCIEEHKDVHIYVIGLIKNAMKLTASHLITGWNYNWEAARIEIIGTQFAGSTWNRSTGCAAAQFCFHYNGTLSSLSRVNVADASKVAEMLTDALGLKENQGFVPTT; translated from the exons ATGAGGAGAGGAAAGGCAATCACTACCGGATCTACTGCGCGCAGTTCTGTTCCTGATGCAGCCCGCGAAGTACTAGAG GTACTTTACCTAGACAGTATTGATGTTGGAGTGATGAACATGGAGCATTCGACATTCCCCCGCATTAGCAGTTTCTCCGCGGAGACAATTAAGTCTATGGTCCTAGCAGACAGTTTATGCAGAAGTGGTGGCAGTTCAGATTTTGAGTTCGGCAAGAGTCAG CTTCGCAACGCCTCTGGCATATGTTACTCATGGGCATATGAATCATTCAGTGCTTGCTGTGGAGGTATTGGCAGCAGTTTGCCGGGCCTATGGGAAATTTCAGTCTCTTTTTCACGAGCACTTGGCGTTCATATGAAG GCTGCGGGAGCACTATTCTTCGCCGTTGCTGAGTTCGAAATGATGAGCAGCAGACACGAGGCTAACCATGCAGGGAGCATTGCATCGGTGCTAACGAAAATAATCGAGCCATTCACAAATGGATACTGCTACGATGCAGGGAGAGACATCAACATGGCGTGGCTAG GTACTACAATAGGAGCGGATGTGAGCAGGATGCTGGACGAAGCGTCATTATTTGTGTGCTGCAATTGGCAGAGACGAGGATTTGCTTTTGAAGATGGAAGCTCGGAGCACAACGATGCAACTGGTAGTGCATCTATTCAAGATTGCAACTGCCGCAAGCGGCCACGTGGACCAAACAGCTTAACCATATCTGGACAAACTAGTGAAGAAAGATTCACTCATACATCAGCTACAAATGGATACATATGTATCGAGTTGTATGGTCCAACTGATGAGTGTGACAGAGTAACCTCATATGAGACCTTCAAGAAGGCTCTTGCAATCCGTGCCCTGGCAAGGTATTATATTTCTCTGTGCTGCATGAACCGACGCAACTGTCTACACAAAACATGTATAACATGCCAACAATGCAACCACCATCATCTGAACAACAGTGGGTTTAGAGAGGAATCAGCAGCTTCAACGAGAAATGCTTCAACTCAATCAAATTATACACCGCAGTG CCCTGTGATCCTGCACTATACCCCAAAACACATCGAGGTCCCGTACAATTCATTCCAGACACAACTGACTGGCAGATCTGAAATAGTTATGGACATGTTCGATGCAATAATTAGGCGATTCACAGAGGTAACTAAGAGTGGAGGTGAATGTGTGGAAGGCTATATCCAGCGACACATATTTGAATCAATATTTATT GGGACTTTGCTTGCAGGCACATTCAACGCAACAAGCCAAGTGATTAAAGATCAGATATCTGCGCTGCATATAGAATATGAACTGCCATCGTGCAGAATA CTATTCTTCCCAGGAATTGTTGGGCACCGATGGGTGACATACGCATGGTGTCTTGATAGAAACATAATATCTGTATTTGACCCTTTTTTCAATGAAAATTGCATTGAGGAACACAAGGATGTACACATATACGTCATTGGACTGATTAAAAATGCCATGAAATTGACAGCAAGTCATTTGATAACTGGCTGGAATTACAACTGGGAAGCAGCAAGAATAGAAATAATAGGCACCCAATTTGCCGGAAGCACCTG GAATAGGAGCACAGGTTGCGCTGCTGCCCAATTCTGCTTTCACTATAATGGAACGCTTTCTTCACTTTCAAGAGTAAAT GTAGCAGATGCATCAAAGGTTGCAGAAATGCTCACTGACGCACTAGGCTTAAAAGAAAACCAGGGGTTCGTGCCCACAACATAA
- the LOC120666136 gene encoding uncharacterized protein LOC120666136 isoform X1 — protein sequence MSLATLLQTNEIPLARDNGPLTVLSAEQTANAAQHVAPVEGAYGLGINNFWTSMLGSSSSTAQPQVPIDLKSNVFGAMNPFEAIGTGRSFLKHFDALFINHLDCPEGFGSDLVMDVLPAVHVRGASPLVFQVGVEIVGNCIRLSTGWSLFVESEKIVSGDYGLFVLSAPHTLEMKLFDSNGNEKPMSARPPAWNLFVAYGEEDGHPNPPPAQDDVNLYAGAFADGYISIVPEHLLGMQYELGPKLMMTGPLMQALSDVWINFETHFPLYACKLNHSHVNGGTFYFTTNFSNTLPTGHKIVTLSHPADDHLFAATLRKRTGNTGLALISGPGWKDFVKHYGFQLGDLVVLSIRLYLGRLLVRVFRLPIV from the exons ATGTCGCTTGCTACTTTATTGCAGACAAACGAGATCCCACTGGCGAGGGACAATGGACCACTGACGGTTCTATCTGCGGAGCAAACTGCCAACGCAGCACAACATGTTGCGCCAGTGGAGGGAGCATACGGTCTTGGAATAAACAACTTTTGGACCAGCATGCTAGGGTCCAGCTCGTCAACCGCACAGCCTCAG GTTCCCATTGACTTGAAGAGCAATGTGTTTGGAGCCATGAACCCGTTCGAGGCAATCGGGACAGGACGTTCGTTCCTGAAGCACTTTGATGCGCTATTCATCAACCATCTT GACTGCCCTGAAGGGTTTGGAAGTGACTTGGTCATGGACGTACTGCCTGCTGTTCATGTACGAGGAGCGTCACCCCTAGTGTTTCAAGTTGGAGTTGAAATTGTTGGTAACTGCATTCGCTTGTCAACTGGGTGGAGTTTGTTTGTTGAATCAGAGAAGATAGTGAGCGGGGACTATGGTCTGTTCGTGCTTTCTGCACCCCACACCCTAGAGATGAAGCTATTTGATAGCAATGGCAACGAGAAACCGATGTCAGCACGTCCCCCAGCTTGGAATTTATTCGTTGCTTATGGAGAGGAGGATGGGCATCCTAACCCACCACCAGCTCAGGATGATGTGAATCTATATGCTG GTGCTTTTGCTGATGGTTACATATCAATAGTGCCTGAGCACTTGCTTGGCATGCAATACGAGCTTGGCCCAAAGCTGATGATGACTGGTCCACTGATGCAAGCTCTGAGCGATGTCTGGATCAATTTTGAGACTCACTTCCCACTGTACGCATGCAAGCTGAACCACAGCCACGTTAACGGTGGGACCTTT TATTTCACCACAAACTTCTCCAACACGCTTCCAACTGGACACAAGATTGTCACCCTGTCGCACCCAGCAGACGACCATCTGTTTGCTGCTACACTGAGGAAGAGAACTGGCAACACAGGACTTGCTCTGATCAGTGGACCTGGGTGGAAGGATTTTGTGAAGCACTACGGCTTCCAACTGGGAGACTTAGTGGTGCTTTCCATCCGTCTCTACCTGGGTCGCCTCTTGGTCCGTGTCTTCCGTCTCCCAAttgtttga
- the LOC120666122 gene encoding uncharacterized protein LOC120666122 isoform X2 — MRRGKAITTGSTARSSVPDAAREVLEVLYLDSIDVGVMNMEHSTFPRISSFSAETIKSMVLADSLCRSGGSSDFEFGKSQLRNASGICYSWAYESFSACCGGIGSSLPGLWEISVSFSRALGVHMKAAGALFFAVAEFEMMSSRHEANHAGSIASVLTKIIEPFTNGYCYDAGRDINMAWLGTTIGADVSRMLDEASLFVCCNWQRRGFAFEDGSSEHNDATGSASIQDCNCRKRPRGPNSLTISGQTSEERFTHTSATNGYICIELYGPTDECDRVTSYETFKKALAIRALARYYISLCCMNRRNCLHKTCITCQQCNHHHLNNSGFREESAASTRNASTQSNYTPQCPVILHYTPKHIEVPYNSFQTQLTGRSEIVMDMFDAIIRRFTEVTKSGGECVEGYIQRHIFESIFIGTLLAGTFNATSQVIKDQISALHIEYELPSCRILFFPGIVGHRWVTYAWCLDRNIISVFDPFFNENCIEEHKDVHIYVIGLIKNAMKLTASHLITGWNYNWEAARIEIIGTQFAGSTWNRSTGCAAAQFCFHYNGTLSSLSRVNVTDASKVAEMLTDALGLKENQGFVPTT, encoded by the exons ATGAGGAGAGGAAAGGCAATCACTACCGGATCTACTGCGCGCAGTTCTGTTCCTGATGCAGCCCGCGAAGTACTAGAG GTACTTTACCTAGACAGTATTGATGTTGGAGTGATGAACATGGAGCATTCGACATTCCCCCGCATTAGCAGTTTCTCCGCGGAGACAATTAAGTCTATGGTCCTAGCAGACAGTTTATGCAGAAGTGGTGGCAGTTCAGATTTTGAGTTCGGCAAGAGTCAG CTTCGCAACGCCTCTGGCATATGTTACTCATGGGCATATGAATCATTCAGTGCTTGCTGTGGAGGTATTGGCAGCAGTTTGCCGGGCCTATGGGAAATTTCAGTCTCTTTTTCACGAGCACTTGGCGTTCATATGAAG GCTGCGGGAGCACTATTCTTCGCCGTTGCTGAGTTCGAAATGATGAGCAGCAGACACGAGGCTAACCATGCAGGGAGCATTGCATCGGTGCTAACGAAAATAATCGAGCCATTCACAAATGGATACTGCTACGATGCAGGGAGAGACATCAACATGGCGTGGCTAG GTACTACAATAGGAGCGGATGTGAGCAGGATGCTGGACGAAGCGTCATTATTTGTGTGCTGCAATTGGCAGAGACGAGGATTTGCTTTTGAAGATGGAAGCTCGGAGCACAACGATGCAACTGGTAGTGCATCTATTCAAGATTGCAACTGCCGCAAGCGGCCACGTGGACCAAACAGCTTAACCATATCTGGACAAACTAGTGAAGAAAGATTCACTCATACATCAGCTACAAATGGATACATATGTATCGAGTTGTATGGTCCAACTGATGAGTGTGACAGAGTAACCTCATATGAGACCTTCAAGAAGGCTCTTGCAATCCGTGCCCTGGCAAGGTATTATATTTCTCTGTGCTGCATGAACCGACGCAACTGTCTACACAAAACATGTATAACATGCCAACAATGCAACCACCATCATCTGAACAACAGTGGGTTTAGAGAGGAATCAGCAGCTTCAACGAGAAATGCTTCAACTCAATCAAATTATACACCGCAGTG CCCTGTGATCCTGCACTATACCCCAAAACACATCGAGGTCCCGTACAATTCATTCCAGACACAACTGACTGGCAGATCTGAAATAGTTATGGACATGTTCGATGCAATAATTAGGCGATTCACAGAGGTAACTAAGAGTGGAGGTGAATGTGTGGAAGGCTATATCCAGCGACACATATTTGAATCAATATTTATT GGGACTTTGCTTGCAGGCACATTCAACGCAACAAGCCAAGTGATTAAAGATCAGATATCTGCGCTGCATATAGAATATGAACTGCCATCGTGCAGAATA CTATTCTTCCCAGGAATTGTTGGGCACCGATGGGTGACATACGCATGGTGTCTTGATAGAAACATAATATCTGTATTTGACCCTTTTTTCAATGAAAATTGCATTGAGGAACACAAGGATGTACACATATACGTCATTGGACTGATTAAAAATGCCATGAAATTGACAGCAAGTCATTTGATAACTGGCTGGAATTACAACTGGGAAGCAGCAAGAATAGAAATAATAGGCACCCAATTTGCCGGAAGCACCTG GAATAGGAGCACAGGTTGCGCTGCTGCCCAATTCTGCTTTCACTATAATGGAACGCTTTCTTCACTTTCAAGAGTAAATGTAA CAGATGCATCAAAGGTTGCAGAAATGCTCACTGACGCACTAGGCTTAAAAGAAAACCAGGGGTTCGTGCCCACAACATAA
- the LOC120666107 gene encoding protein FAR1-RELATED SEQUENCE 5-like: MNIDLDLGVAEMIRDKFVGVDSGQIEGNGQEGGEAGAEEVELALEAGNVITERRIGWTRKSAREGPSERIAVNEESAITRALSQAARNRGSPIFQPLEGTLFSSSEEARDFFNLYSWEIGFGIRYGRSNKNNKGYTTRQDIVCSCEGSPRTKNCASIRTGCKVMIRLLRTSDHGWYISRVSTSHNHKLSEGYAEKKQWNSHSMIDPSTKYFIKKLRDNNVSIGRVCSIIGVTDSSAMNPVRKETIRSLCAKVARENMADDIGKTVQLLREMKIKDPLMEVRFKVDEKGTVKSMLWCTGKNRMDYKNFGDVVTFDTTYRTNLYSLPFGIFIGVNCHFQSIIFGGVLLSTETAEDFQWAFQNFIEMMDGSVPITVLTDQCAAMGKAIRTVLPGTRHRWCRWHVLKSAKKKLGKVIARHKQFKSDFYNLITNETCVDSFELSWKKLIIKYRLVKSKYMLRLYKHREKWAKPYFMSVFCAGMTSTQRSESANHMLKRYIQKAAPMHLFVSKFNEFLCDRTEQEAREQHVTKMVTRRMRVGAPIEEHADLVYTRAMYEKFYDELFEAGKFCVQREDGNDRFIVSSAKLSSDGVQKKYVVTLHGEDFMSCQCGLYEHLGMLCRHALKVLLHLDRQEIPKFNIMRRWTKEAVVYKAHGEQTDIASDADQMRKKALMLQTLQIVHGPSPVDEQMFRNAMEALRPADRTQREDPPFDGQYQCSLHDDAGPVPLSCPPRTMKGGRPPSTGLNAWISRKDKRRTLDSSLRDPISEDWPEEEMPPSKKTRCLKDI; encoded by the exons ATGAATATAGATCTAGATTTGGGAGTAGCAGAGATGATTCGGGACAAATTTGTGGGAGTTGATTCAGGTCAGATTGAAGGAAATGGACAGGAGGGTGGAGAAGCTGGAGCAGAGGAAGTTGAGCTTGCATTGGAGGCTGGTAATGTGATCACCGAGCGACGGATAGGTTGGACGAG GAAATCAGCTAGGGAAGGCCCGTCCGAGCGGATTGCTGTAAACGAGGAGAGTGCGATTACAAGGGCACTGAGCCAAGCAGCTAGGAATCGAGGATCTCCAATTTTCCAACCTCTGGAGGGTACATTATTCAGTAGTAGCGAAGAGGCGAGAGATTTCTTTAATCTTTATTCATGGGAGATTGGGTTTGGAATTCGTTATGGTCGTAGCAACAAGAATAATAAAGGGTACACAACCAGGCAAGATATTGTTTGTTCTTGTGAG GGATCACCGCGAACCAAGAATTGTGCGTCTATCAGGACTGGATGTAAAGTTATGATAAGGCTGCTGAGAACAAGTGATCATGGGTGGTACATTAGTCGAGTTAGCACAAGCCACAACCACAAATTATCAGAGGGGTATGCAGAGAAGAAACAGTGGAATTCTCACAGCATGATTGATCCGAGCACTAAGTATTTCATCAAGAAACTTCGAGACAACAATGTCAGTATTGGAAGGGTTTGCAGCATTATTGGTGTCACAGATAGTAGTGCTATGAATCCAGTTCGTAAAGAGACCATCAGATCACTCTGCGCGAAGGTAGCAAGGGAAAATATGGCTGATGACATTGGTAAAACTGTCCAACTTTTACGGGAAATGAAAATCAAAGATCCACTTATGGAAGTGAGGTTCAAGGTTGATGAGAAGGGCACAGTTAAATCTATGCTTTGGTGTACTGGAAAGAATAGGATGGATTACAAGAACTTcggtgatgttgtcacatttGATACAACCTATCGTACCAATTTGTACAGCTTGCCGTTTGGAATTTTTATCGGTGTTAATTGCCATTTTCAGTCAATTATTTTTGGTGGCGTTCTTTTGTCTACTGAGACAGCAGAAGACTTCCAATGGGCATTTCAAAATTTCATCGAGATGATGGATGGATCAGTTCCAATAACTGTGCTGACAG ATCAATGCGCGGCAATGGGAAAGGCAATTCGTACTGTTTTGCCTGGGACACGTCATCGATGGTGTCGTTGGCATGTCTTGAAGAGTGCTAAGAAGAAGTTAGGGAAAGTTATTGCGAGACACAAGCAATTCAAAAGTGATTTCTATAATCTCATCACCAACGAGACATGTGTTGATAGTTTTGAATTGTCGTGGAAGAAGTTGATCATAAAGTACCGGCTTGTGAAGAGCAAGTATATGCTAAGACTTTACAAGCATAGGGAAAAATGGGCCAAACCATACTTTATGAGTGTTTTTTGTGCTGGGATGACGAGCACGCAAAGGAGTGAAAGTGCAAATCACATGCTTAAGAGGTATATTCAGAAGGCTGCGCCTATGCACCTGTTTGTAAGCAAGTTCAATGAGTTCCTTTGTGATCGGACAGAGCAAGAGGCTCGGGAGCAACATGTAACAAAAATG GTTACAAGGAGAATGAGGGTAGGGGCTCCGATTGAAGAGCATGCCGATTTAGTGTATACTCGTGCAATGTATGAGAAATTTTATGATGAGTTATTCGAGGCTGGGAAGTTTTGTGTTCAGAGGGAAGATGGCAATGACAGGTTCATTGTTTCCTCTGCGAAGTTGAGCTCAGATGGtgtacaaaaaaaatatgttgtTACTCTGCACGGAGAGGATTTCATGTCTTGCCAGTGTGGTCTGTATGAGCATCTAGGTATGCTGTGCCGGCATGCTCTAAAG GTTTTGTTACATTTGGATAGGCAAGAAATTCCAAAGTTTAATATAATGAGAAGATGGACAAAGGAGGCGGTTGTTTACAAAGCTCATGGAGAACAAACTGATATAGCTTCAGATGCAGACCAAATGAGGAAGAAGGCTTTGATGTTGCAGACTCTTCAAATTGTGCATGGACCTTCACCGGTGGATGAGCAGATGTTCAGGAATGCTATGGAAGCGTTGAGGCCCGCTGACCGAACGCAGCGGGAGGATCCACCATTTGATGGACAGTATCAGTGTAGTTTGCATGATGATGCTGGGCCGGTGCCTTTATCGTGCCCTCCAAGGACAATGAAGGGTGGTCGACCTCCTAGCACTGGGCTTAATGCTTGGATATCGAGGAAAGACAAGAGAAGGACTCTTGACTCTTCACTGAGGGATCCAATTTCCGAAGATTGGCCAGAGGAAGAGATGCCTCCTAGCAAGAAGACCCGGTGCTTAAAAGATATCTGA
- the LOC120666159 gene encoding uncharacterized protein LOC120666159 — MNEQTGDTADNIPFNQIRNSVAGNNQMNAAELFSATSVMQHPRPSGNAVTQLLRDTETPSSQHYIRAFQIQFDVTPPTAQQPEGRLTNGDQLNVDQLMTPSPQPMDAAKYDTTPSPQIKSASKRSRTDIQ, encoded by the exons ATGAATGAACAAACTGGGGACACTGCTGACAACATTCCATTCAATCAAATCAG GAACTCTGTCGCTGGAAATAACCAGATGAATGCAGCCGAGCTTTTCTCAGCAACATCAGTTATGCAACATCCAAGGCCCTCAGGAAACGCTGTTACACAGTTGCTTAGAG ATACAGAGACTCCATCTTCACAACACTACATCAGGGCTTTCCAAATACAATTTGATGTTACCCCACCAACCGCCCAGCAACCTGAAGGAAGGTTAACAAATGGAGACCAATTGAACG TTGACCAACTGATGACACCATCTCCACAGCCTATGGACGCAGCAAAGTATGACACTACCCCAAGCCCACAAATTAAGTCAGCTTCCAAGAGGAGCCGAACAGACATCCAGTAA
- the LOC120666136 gene encoding uncharacterized protein LOC120666136 isoform X2, which produces MSLATLLQTNEIPLARDNGPLTVLSAEQTANAAQHVAPVEGAYGLGINNFWTSMLGSSSSTAQPQVPIDLKSNVFGAMNPFEAIGTGRSFLKHFDALFINHLDCPEGFGSDLVMDVLPAVHVRGASPLVFQVGVEIVGNCIRLSTGWSLFVESEKIVSGDYGLFVLSAPHTLEMKLFDSNGNEKPMSARPPAWNLFVAYGEEDGHPNPPPAQDDVNLYAVPEHLLGMQYELGPKLMMTGPLMQALSDVWINFETHFPLYACKLNHSHVNGGTFYFTTNFSNTLPTGHKIVTLSHPADDHLFAATLRKRTGNTGLALISGPGWKDFVKHYGFQLGDLVVLSIRLYLGRLLVRVFRLPIV; this is translated from the exons ATGTCGCTTGCTACTTTATTGCAGACAAACGAGATCCCACTGGCGAGGGACAATGGACCACTGACGGTTCTATCTGCGGAGCAAACTGCCAACGCAGCACAACATGTTGCGCCAGTGGAGGGAGCATACGGTCTTGGAATAAACAACTTTTGGACCAGCATGCTAGGGTCCAGCTCGTCAACCGCACAGCCTCAG GTTCCCATTGACTTGAAGAGCAATGTGTTTGGAGCCATGAACCCGTTCGAGGCAATCGGGACAGGACGTTCGTTCCTGAAGCACTTTGATGCGCTATTCATCAACCATCTT GACTGCCCTGAAGGGTTTGGAAGTGACTTGGTCATGGACGTACTGCCTGCTGTTCATGTACGAGGAGCGTCACCCCTAGTGTTTCAAGTTGGAGTTGAAATTGTTGGTAACTGCATTCGCTTGTCAACTGGGTGGAGTTTGTTTGTTGAATCAGAGAAGATAGTGAGCGGGGACTATGGTCTGTTCGTGCTTTCTGCACCCCACACCCTAGAGATGAAGCTATTTGATAGCAATGGCAACGAGAAACCGATGTCAGCACGTCCCCCAGCTTGGAATTTATTCGTTGCTTATGGAGAGGAGGATGGGCATCCTAACCCACCACCAGCTCAGGATGATGTGAATCTATATGCTG TGCCTGAGCACTTGCTTGGCATGCAATACGAGCTTGGCCCAAAGCTGATGATGACTGGTCCACTGATGCAAGCTCTGAGCGATGTCTGGATCAATTTTGAGACTCACTTCCCACTGTACGCATGCAAGCTGAACCACAGCCACGTTAACGGTGGGACCTTT TATTTCACCACAAACTTCTCCAACACGCTTCCAACTGGACACAAGATTGTCACCCTGTCGCACCCAGCAGACGACCATCTGTTTGCTGCTACACTGAGGAAGAGAACTGGCAACACAGGACTTGCTCTGATCAGTGGACCTGGGTGGAAGGATTTTGTGAAGCACTACGGCTTCCAACTGGGAGACTTAGTGGTGCTTTCCATCCGTCTCTACCTGGGTCGCCTCTTGGTCCGTGTCTTCCGTCTCCCAAttgtttga
- the LOC120695075 gene encoding replication protein A 32 kDa subunit B-like produces MHVTVKQIVEGSQKPRYKGRIVVNNSQVYTVQLCGMMCHLDHEESYCDYKLFDGTGEIKGRDWRDCMSGNTFFSGGSLSAYYVVHATVIVERDSACLSTLHARKVEDHNELTHHFLNCVTNHIELIRSKKRDFELRMTSYHVAAELDKEGLICLLANDSVRAALKELIDEGSIYNTVDDYHFKLAEN; encoded by the exons ATGCACGTGACAGTTAAGCAGATTGTTGAAGGTTCGCAGAAACCTAGGTATAAAGGAAGGATAGTTGTTAACAATAGTCAGGTTTACACG GTGCAATTATGTGGCATGATGTGCCATTTGGACCACGAGGAATCTTATTGTGATTACAAATTATTTGATGGCACTGGTGAAATCAAAGGAAGGGACTG GAGAGACTGCATGTCGGGCAATACCTTCTTCAGCGGTGGGAG CCTGTCAGCATATTATGTTGTTCATGCTACTGTTATCGTTGAGAGGGATTCTGCCTGCCTGAGCACATTGCATGCTAG GAAGGTGGAGGACCACAATGAATTGACGCACCATTTCCTTAATTGTGTCACTAACCACATTGAGCTGATAAGAAGCAAGAAGCGTGATTTTGAATTACGGATGACTTCATACCATGTGGCTGCTGAACTTGATAAAGAAGGTCTAATATGCTTGTTGGCAAATGATTCTGTCAG GGCTGCACTGAAGGAACTCATTGATGAGGGTAGTATCTACAATACTGTTGATGATTACCATTTCAAGTTGGCTGAAAACTAG